Within the Pseudomonas guangdongensis genome, the region GTCATGTAACAGCCAGCCACAGGCCGGGCGCCGCTTTGCCGAGGCCGAGGTGGTCGGCTTTGCCGGCGAGCGGCTGTTTCTCATGCCCCTCGAGGAAATCAGCGGACTGCAACCCGGCGCGCGCGTGCTGCCGCTGGGCGAAGGGCGCAGCGGCGGCCTCAGCGCCCGGCGCTTTCCGCTCGGCGAAAGCCTGCTCGGGCGCGTGGTGGACGGCAGCGGCGAGCCGCTGGATGGTCAGGGCCCGCTGAGCCAGGCCCATTACGCGACCCTGCAGACGCCGCCGATCAACCCGCTCAACCGCGCACCCATCGACACCCAGATCGACGTCGGCATCCGCGCCATCAACGGCCTGCTCAGCGTCGGCCGCGGCCAGCGCATGGGCCTGTTCGCCGGCTCCGGCGTCGGCAAATCGGTGCTGCTCGGCATGATGGCCCGCTACACCCGCGCCGACGTGATCGTCGTCGGCCTGATCGGCGAGCGGGGCCGCGAGGTGCAGGACTTCATCGACAACATCCTCGGCGAAGAGGGCCGCCGCCGCTCGGTGGTGGTCGCCGCACCGGCCGACACCTCGCCGCTCAAGCGCCTGCAGGGCGCGGCCTACGCCACCCGCCTGGCCGAGGACTTCCGCGATCACGGCAAGGACGTGCTGCTGATCATGGATTCGCTGACCCGCTACGCCATGGCCCAGCGCGAGATCGCCCTGGCCATCGGCGAGCCGCCGGCGACCAAGGGCTACCCGCCGTCGGTGTTCGCCAAGCTGCCGCGCCTGGTGGAGAAGACCGGCAACGGCCCGCGCGGCGGCGGCTCGATCACCGCGTTCTATACCGTGCTCAGCGAAGGCGACGACCAGCAGGATCCGATCGCCGACTCGGCCCGGGCGATTCTCGACGGGCACATCGTGCTGTCCCGGGCCCTGGCCGAGAGCGGCCACTACCCGGCCATCGACATCGAAGCCTCGATCAGCCGGGCGATGACCGCCATCGTCAGCGACGCCCAGCAGCGCCGGGCCCAGCAGTTCAAGCAGCTGCTCTCCAAATATCAGCGCAACCGCGACCTGATCAGCGTCGGCGCCTATGCGCCGGGTCATGACCCGCAGCTCGACCATGCGGTAACCTTGTATCCTCGACTGGAGCGCTTCCTGCAGCAGCGCATCCACGAGCGCGCCGACCTGGCGGAAACGCTGAACGTGCTCGACCATCTGGTTCCCGGCCCCTGAGGCCTGTGCTGCGCCGCTCGACAGGTAACCCGCCATGGCCGCGACCACCGCCCTCGATACCCTGATCGACCTGACCAAGGAAGCCCTGGATCAGGCCGCCCGCCTGCTGGCAGGCGAGCGGCGTACCCAGCAGCAGGTGCTGCAGCAGCTGCAGACCCTGAACCAGTACCGCCTGGAGTACGGCCAGCGCCTGCAGGAGGCGCTGCAGCAGGGCATCGACCCCGCCAGCCTGCTCAACTACCGGGCCTTTCTCGGCTCGCTGGACAACGCCATCGAGCGCGCCAGCCAGACCCTGCGCCAGCAGCAGCAAAAAGTCGACAACAGCCAGCGACTGTGGCAAGAACAACACCGCAAGCTGAATTCCTACGACACCCTGGTCGAACGTCGCCAGCAGACCGTCATGCTGCACGCCAGCCGCGCCGAACAGCGCGCCAGCGACGAACTCAGCGCGCGCATGAGCCGCAACGGCGCCGCGCTCCTCCCGCCGTCCGACCAAAGTGCATAAAGAGGCTTCATGGACATCATCGCCCTGCCCGCAACACCGGCCGCCACCACGCCGCCCTCCACAGCGCCACGCCAGGACGAAGGCTTTGCCCGCAGCCTGGAGCAGGCCAGCGCGCGCCAGCCGGCCGGCGGCGACAAGAGCGGCGGCCGCACCGCGACCGATACCCGCACCGCGCGCAGCACTCCACCCTCGGCCCAGAGCAGCGATCACGAAGCACAGGACGCCGGCTACGACAGCGCCGTGCCGACCGAGCTGGCTGCGCTGCTGAGCCTCCAAACTCTGCCGGTCGCTATGCCCGACAACGAGGGTGCTGCTACCCCAAGCAACCCCCTGCCCGGCGAAGCGCCGCTGCCTGCCATCCTACCCGGCAGCGCCGAACTGGTCGCCGCGGATGCCGTCCTGCTGGCTACCTCGCAGGATGCAGCACCTGTAGCGCCTGGCGCCCCGCTGTTACCCAGCGATAGCGCGGCGGACAGCCTGGCGCAGATCAGCGCCCGCCTGGCGCTGATCGAGCAGGCCGGCAATCCCCTGCCGGCAAACGAGATGGCCGCGGCGCAGA harbors:
- the fliI gene encoding flagellar protein export ATPase FliI → MTSAAAHRQRWLHALDSVQQRITELPAYRTSGRIVRATGMVLEAVGLRIPLGGVCRIELSCNSQPQAGRRFAEAEVVGFAGERLFLMPLEEISGLQPGARVLPLGEGRSGGLSARRFPLGESLLGRVVDGSGEPLDGQGPLSQAHYATLQTPPINPLNRAPIDTQIDVGIRAINGLLSVGRGQRMGLFAGSGVGKSVLLGMMARYTRADVIVVGLIGERGREVQDFIDNILGEEGRRRSVVVAAPADTSPLKRLQGAAYATRLAEDFRDHGKDVLLIMDSLTRYAMAQREIALAIGEPPATKGYPPSVFAKLPRLVEKTGNGPRGGGSITAFYTVLSEGDDQQDPIADSARAILDGHIVLSRALAESGHYPAIDIEASISRAMTAIVSDAQQRRAQQFKQLLSKYQRNRDLISVGAYAPGHDPQLDHAVTLYPRLERFLQQRIHERADLAETLNVLDHLVPGP
- the fliJ gene encoding flagellar export protein FliJ, translated to MAATTALDTLIDLTKEALDQAARLLAGERRTQQQVLQQLQTLNQYRLEYGQRLQEALQQGIDPASLLNYRAFLGSLDNAIERASQTLRQQQQKVDNSQRLWQEQHRKLNSYDTLVERRQQTVMLHASRAEQRASDELSARMSRNGAALLPPSDQSA